Proteins co-encoded in one Quercus robur chromosome 8, dhQueRobu3.1, whole genome shotgun sequence genomic window:
- the LOC126696122 gene encoding uncharacterized mitochondrial protein AtMg00310-like encodes MLDILGPMQDTRHGKYLGLPSVIGKSKNQVFAEIKEKVHKKLSRWKEKMLSMGGREILIKAVAQAIPTYTMSCFQLPKGLCEELEGMMRNFWWGQKEEEAKMAWVGWKKMCKSKVQGGMGFHNLQAFNLAMLTKQAWRLLTNPSTLVARIYRAKYYPGCDVMGAKLGSSPSYAWRSIYNSLEVIRRGFR; translated from the coding sequence ATGCTAGACATCTTGGGGCCGATGCAAGATACGAGACACGGCAAGTACCTTGGCTTACCATCAGTTATCGGAAAGTCCAAGAACCAAGTTTTTGcagaaataaaagagaaagtacaCAAAAAGCTCTCCAGGTGGAAAGAAAAGATGCTCTCCATGGGTGGTAGGGAAATTCTAATTAAGGCGGTGGCACAAGCAATTCCAACATATACGATGAGCTGTTTTCAATTACCGAAGGGGTTATGTGAGGAATTAGAGGGGATGATGaggaatttttggtggggtcaaaaaGAGGAGGAAGCAAAAATGGCTTGGGTAGGGTGGAAGAAAATGTGTAAATCAAAGGTTCAAGGTGGTATGGGGTTTCACAATCTCCAAGCTTTTAATTTAGCTATGCTAACAAAGCAAGCTTGGAGACTACTCACAAACCCATCAACTCTGGTTGCCCGAATTTATAGAGCTAAGTACTACCCGGGTTGTGATGTTATGGGAGCAAAGTTAGGGAGCAGCCCCTCGTATGCTTGGCGAAGTATTTACAATAGTTTGGAAGTCATAAGGCGTGGCTTTAGATGA
- the LOC126696124 gene encoding uncharacterized protein LOC126696124, producing MEQTILDSIQNLQLTKEEEEDIQITNQSRPKILEECALSLFGRLQANRQQNQRALKSTLRSAWKMGSDLRIVENKGLTAANMEFTHSPFWLQIWGLPFEHMSEDTGKDIGSRLGRYVETDTRSWHFDQAKFMRVRVELMVDKPLRRGGYITSPEGARLWVTFKYERLPVIYFYCGRIGHDARHCAVPIDAQSQEPQYGDWLRANDTYKGNNERSKP from the exons ATGGAGCAAACAATACTAGATAGCATCCAAAATCTACAACTCactaaggaagaagaagaagacattcAGATCACAAACCAAAGTAGACCAAAAATCTTAGAGGAATGTGCATTAAGCCTTTTTGGTAGGCTACAGGCCAATAGGCAGCAGAATCAACGTGCTTTGAAGAGCACACTAAGATCGGCATGGAAGATGGGCTCAGACCTCAGAATCGTTGAG AATAAGGGACTGACTGCAGCAAACATGGAGTTTACACACTCCCCTTTTTGGCTCCAAATTTGGGGATTGCCATTTGAGCATATGTCAGAAGACACTGGGAAAGACATAGGAAGCAGGCTGGGAAGATATGTGGAGACTGATACAAGATCTTGGCATTTTGACCAAGCTAAGTTTATGAGGGTTCGGGTAGAGCTGATGGTGGACAAGCCTCTGCGAAGAGGTGGGTACATCACAAGTCCAGAAGGTGCAAGACTGTGGGTCACCTTCAAATATGAGAGGCTCCctgtaatatatttttattgtggaAGGATTGGTCATGATGCTAgacattgtgcagtaccaataGATGCACAGAGCCAAGAACCCCAGTATGGTGATTGGCTTAGAGCCAACGACACATATAAGGGAAACAATGAAAGAAGCAAACCTTGA
- the LOC126696125 gene encoding uncharacterized protein LOC126696125, translating into MDPDFINKLQRITLTEEEGEVIKVGVSQRERVLEECSLSLLGRFLTTRAFNQRVAKDLLRSVWKMGSDLRIVDVGDDLFQFKFSMESQLKWVLANGLWSFENHHLALRRWEREVGRDIGSGLGEVLDVDLKAFSFDQACFIRVRVELLLDKPLRRGGVVASPEGDKVYIGFKYERLVGLCYQCGRIGHEVDRLPEGGKLNVAPADGGVTVEKNANMAVKNLVPGFEELVTESDHAIQTSSEFSNFKMVSIDCMPDNSMISSGLIKVAVMDEDIVILNRDLMGKQSEKISPPVFEESSISPSIFMVGCG; encoded by the exons ATGGATCCTGATTTTATAAACAAGTTGCAAAGGATAACTTTGACGGAAGAGGAGGGAGAAGTCATTAAGGTTGGGGTCTCACAGAGGGAAAGAGTGTTGGAAGAATGTTCACTGAGTTTGTTGGGAAGGTTTCTCACTACACGAGCTTTTAACCAGCGTGTGGCCAAGGATTTGCTAAGGTCTGTGTGGAAGATGGGCTCGGATTTACGCATTGTTGACGTGGGGGATGAtctttttcaattcaaattttctatGGAGAGTCAGTTGAAGTGGGTGCTAGCAAATGGTCTGTGGAGTTTTGAGAATCACCATCTGGCGTTACGAAGATGGGAGAGAG AGGTGGGCAGGGATATTGGTAGTGGCTTGGGTGAAGTACTGGACGTTGATTTGAAGGCGTTTTCGTTTGACCAAGCTTGCTTTATCAGAGTAAGGGTGGAGCTACTGTTGGATAAACCATTACGTCGAGGAGGAGTTGTCGCAAGTCCTGAAGGAGATAAGGTTTATATTGGCTTCAAGTACGAACGTTTAGTGGGGCTTTGTTATCAGTGTGGTCGGATTGGTCATGAG GTGGACAGGTTACCTGAAGGAGGTAAACTCAACGTTGCTCCGGCAGATGGTGGCGTCACAGTCGAGAAGAATGCAAACATGGCTGTGAAGAATCTTGTACCGGGTTTTGAGGAGTTGGTTACGGAGTCTGATCATGCCATCCAAACCAGttcagaattttcaaatttcaaaatggtTTCAATTGATTGTATGCCAGATAATAGCATGATTTCCTCTGGCTTGATTAAGGTGGCAGTTATGGATGAAGATATTGTCATCCTTAATCGTGACTTAATGGGGAAACAAAGTGAGAAAATATCTCCACCAGTTTTTGAGGAATCAAGTATATCTCCATCGATTTTCATGGTTGGTTGTGGTTAG